The following are encoded together in the Tepidiforma bonchosmolovskayae genome:
- a CDS encoding transketolase family protein, which produces MTQAAPAAATREAYPYALIELVEQGVDVVAIDADLSVSTMGYQFGERYPDRWYTVGVAEQNMVGIAAGLAACGKTAFIASFAVFLPGRCYDQLRTSVAQPRGGLNVKCVASHGGITVGEDGMSAQAIEDLALATSLIPFDVVVPADFEAAKQAIVAVGKTTRPAYVRTGRPKVPGIYGSDYRFELGRATKLRDGSDVTLIACGVLVGIALEAANLLANEGVSARVLDMATIKPIDREAVLAAARETGAIVTAEEHQTTGGLGTAVARVLAETVPVPMAFVGVDRYGTSGKWDELLTYFDLTPARVAAAAREAISRKR; this is translated from the coding sequence ATGACGCAGGCGGCACCGGCAGCGGCAACGCGGGAGGCGTACCCGTACGCGCTCATCGAGCTGGTGGAGCAGGGCGTGGACGTGGTGGCGATCGACGCCGACCTTTCGGTTTCGACGATGGGGTACCAGTTCGGGGAGCGGTACCCGGACCGGTGGTACACCGTCGGAGTGGCCGAGCAGAACATGGTGGGCATCGCGGCGGGGCTGGCTGCCTGCGGGAAGACGGCGTTCATCGCGAGCTTTGCGGTCTTCCTGCCGGGGCGCTGCTATGACCAGCTGCGGACGTCGGTGGCGCAGCCGCGGGGCGGGCTGAACGTGAAGTGCGTGGCGAGCCACGGCGGGATTACGGTCGGCGAGGACGGAATGAGCGCGCAGGCGATTGAGGACCTTGCGCTGGCGACCTCGCTCATCCCGTTCGATGTGGTGGTGCCGGCCGATTTCGAGGCAGCGAAGCAGGCGATCGTTGCGGTCGGGAAGACGACGCGGCCGGCATACGTGCGGACGGGGCGGCCGAAGGTGCCGGGGATCTACGGGAGCGACTACCGGTTCGAGCTGGGCCGCGCGACGAAGCTGCGCGACGGGAGCGACGTGACGCTCATCGCCTGCGGTGTGCTGGTGGGCATCGCGCTGGAGGCGGCGAACCTGCTCGCGAACGAGGGGGTCTCGGCGCGGGTGCTGGACATGGCGACGATCAAGCCGATCGACCGGGAGGCGGTGCTGGCGGCGGCGCGGGAGACGGGCGCCATCGTGACCGCGGAGGAGCACCAGACGACGGGCGGGCTCGGGACAGCGGTGGCGCGGGTGCTGGCCGAGACAGTGCCGGTGCCGATGGCGTTCGTCGGCGTGGACCGGTACGGGACGAGCGGGAAGTGGGACGAGCTGCTGACCTACTTCGACCTGACCCCGGCGCGGGTGGCGGCTGCGGCGCGGGAGGCGATCAGCCGGAAACGGTAG
- a CDS encoding CaiB/BaiF CoA transferase family protein codes for MPPVLPALAGIRVISAGQILAAPFCATLLAEFGAEVIKVEPPGTGEANRGNLSFEQDNRGQKSVTLDLACDEGRALFRRLVDTADILVENFRPGALEAWGLGPETLRETNPGLVVVRISGFGQTGPYRDRAAFDRVALAFSGITAVTGYPDRPPVRPGYFIADYGAGIFAAFGALAALRARDLNGRGQDVDVALYEAVWRMSGTHAASYGLTGRDRPRSGNYYPGVVPAEQFTTADGYDLVINATTQRSFEKLCAAIGQPELVRDPRFTPRQNLLANHEAIHAIIRDWVARHTLAEAQAALDRYGVPACRVYQVSDIVADDHYLAREQVITLDSPIYGPVLQPGIVPRLTATPGAVPGPAPALGEHNREVYCGLLGLTPAELEALAARGVI; via the coding sequence ATGCCGCCCGTCCTCCCCGCCCTCGCCGGTATTCGGGTCATCTCCGCAGGCCAGATCCTCGCGGCGCCCTTCTGCGCCACCCTCCTCGCCGAATTCGGCGCCGAAGTCATCAAGGTCGAGCCGCCCGGAACCGGCGAAGCCAACCGCGGCAATCTCTCCTTCGAACAGGACAACCGCGGCCAGAAGTCCGTCACCCTGGACCTCGCCTGCGACGAAGGCCGCGCGCTCTTCCGCCGCCTGGTCGATACCGCCGACATCCTCGTCGAGAACTTCCGGCCCGGCGCCCTCGAAGCCTGGGGCCTCGGCCCAGAGACGCTCCGCGAAACCAACCCCGGCCTCGTCGTCGTCCGCATCTCCGGCTTCGGGCAGACCGGTCCCTACCGCGACCGCGCCGCCTTCGACCGCGTCGCCCTCGCCTTCTCCGGCATCACCGCCGTCACCGGCTACCCCGACCGGCCGCCCGTCCGCCCCGGCTACTTCATCGCCGATTACGGCGCCGGCATCTTCGCGGCCTTCGGCGCCCTCGCCGCCCTCCGCGCTCGTGACCTCAACGGCCGCGGCCAGGACGTCGACGTCGCCCTCTACGAAGCCGTCTGGCGGATGAGCGGCACCCACGCCGCCAGCTACGGCCTCACCGGCCGCGACCGCCCCCGCAGCGGCAACTACTACCCCGGCGTCGTCCCGGCCGAGCAGTTCACCACCGCCGACGGCTACGATCTCGTTATCAACGCCACCACCCAGCGCAGCTTCGAAAAGCTCTGCGCCGCCATCGGCCAGCCCGAGCTCGTCCGCGACCCCCGCTTCACGCCCCGGCAAAACCTCCTCGCGAACCACGAGGCCATCCACGCCATCATCCGCGACTGGGTCGCCCGCCATACCCTCGCTGAAGCCCAGGCGGCCCTCGACCGCTACGGCGTACCTGCCTGCAGGGTCTACCAGGTCAGCGACATCGTCGCCGACGACCACTACCTCGCCCGCGAACAGGTGATCACCCTTGACTCGCCCATTTACGGCCCGGTGCTGCAGCCCGGCATCGTGCCGCGGCTCACCGCTACGCCCGGCGCCGTTCCCGGCCCCGCCCCGGCGCTCGGCGAACACAACCGCGAGGTCTACTGCGGGCTCCTCGGCCTCACGCCGGCGGAGCTGGAGGCCCTCGCGGCTCGCGGCGTCATCTGA
- a CDS encoding glycoside hydrolase family 36 protein, with amino-acid sequence MSTLPWDLWLVPENLPSGLDCAFRYDAAVGTLSITLANTTSAPIAPRDVRLAADCDTPAADGWLWIHGRYMQMDALVRNFGTPAPEGYDGRFARPSDDGVTYISRDQALLWLPYHPAPALLAACLQPDRFFFDVEVTLDPGETTVTRIALVYDVDGLELAPGESVTLPPIALREGRDPLALIEQYADEVAARMGARVPGSVPTGWCSWYYFYNRVSEADVLANLEQMVRDGYPADVFQVDDGYQSCTGDWLVPNEKFPSGMAALAARIREAGYRPGLWLAPFVLHEDSAALRDHPGMVLRTPAGETVFVQTWLGRCAILDCTNPEAEAWLRNVIRTVVREWGYTYLKLDACSYAARPASSVRYHRPGTTALANLRRGLEIIRDEAGDGVFLLGCTCHFGPAIGLVDAMRVGPDVKETWAAGPNPSVRHAMRLTLQRNWMHGRWWVNDPDCLIVRDTDTELGEAETRFLATAIALSGGMVVASDDLPKLPPARRELALALFPPSGVAARPVEPGDGPAPRAWRAELGGGRALVGVLNWSDAPLWVPWTELLKPGEVGFDVWNRRPLPMGDVYLRPHEGTLWQVYAPARTPRLVGDSGHITSAGLYQRPVSGRLQLRNDRPYPRTVAVLHRGYTRVVELAPGEARWFD; translated from the coding sequence ATGAGCACCCTCCCCTGGGACCTCTGGCTCGTTCCCGAGAACCTCCCCTCCGGCCTCGACTGCGCCTTCCGCTATGACGCCGCCGTCGGCACCCTCTCCATCACCCTCGCCAACACAACATCCGCTCCCATCGCGCCCCGCGACGTCCGCCTCGCTGCCGACTGCGACACCCCCGCCGCCGACGGCTGGCTCTGGATCCACGGCCGCTACATGCAGATGGATGCCCTCGTCCGGAACTTCGGCACGCCGGCCCCCGAAGGCTACGACGGCCGCTTCGCCCGCCCCTCCGACGACGGAGTCACGTACATCAGCCGTGACCAGGCCCTCCTCTGGCTCCCCTACCACCCGGCCCCCGCCCTCCTCGCCGCCTGCCTCCAGCCCGACCGCTTCTTCTTCGACGTCGAGGTCACCCTCGACCCCGGCGAAACGACCGTCACCCGCATCGCCCTCGTCTACGACGTCGACGGCCTCGAACTCGCTCCCGGCGAATCCGTCACCCTGCCGCCCATCGCCCTCCGCGAAGGGCGAGACCCCCTCGCCCTCATCGAGCAGTACGCCGACGAGGTCGCGGCCCGCATGGGCGCACGCGTCCCGGGGTCCGTGCCGACCGGCTGGTGCAGCTGGTACTACTTCTACAACCGCGTCTCCGAAGCCGACGTCCTCGCCAACCTCGAGCAGATGGTCCGCGACGGGTACCCGGCCGACGTCTTCCAGGTCGACGACGGCTACCAGTCCTGCACCGGCGACTGGCTGGTCCCGAACGAGAAGTTCCCATCCGGCATGGCTGCCCTCGCCGCCCGCATACGCGAAGCCGGCTACCGCCCCGGCCTCTGGCTGGCCCCCTTCGTCCTCCACGAAGACTCCGCCGCCCTGCGCGACCACCCGGGCATGGTCCTGCGCACCCCCGCCGGCGAAACCGTCTTCGTGCAGACCTGGCTCGGCCGCTGCGCCATCCTCGATTGCACCAACCCCGAGGCCGAAGCCTGGCTTCGCAACGTCATCCGCACCGTTGTCCGGGAGTGGGGCTACACCTACCTCAAGCTCGATGCCTGCTCCTACGCCGCCCGCCCGGCCTCATCCGTCCGCTACCATCGGCCCGGGACCACCGCCCTCGCCAATCTCCGCCGCGGCCTCGAAATCATCCGCGACGAGGCCGGCGACGGTGTCTTCCTCCTCGGCTGCACCTGCCACTTCGGGCCAGCCATCGGCCTCGTCGATGCCATGCGCGTCGGCCCCGACGTCAAGGAAACGTGGGCCGCCGGTCCCAATCCTTCCGTCCGCCACGCCATGCGGCTCACCCTCCAGCGCAACTGGATGCACGGCCGCTGGTGGGTCAACGACCCCGACTGCCTCATTGTCCGCGATACCGACACCGAACTCGGCGAAGCCGAGACCCGCTTCCTCGCCACCGCCATTGCCCTCAGCGGCGGGATGGTCGTCGCCAGCGACGACCTCCCGAAGCTGCCGCCGGCCCGCCGCGAGCTCGCCCTCGCGCTCTTCCCGCCCTCCGGCGTTGCCGCCCGCCCCGTCGAGCCGGGCGACGGCCCCGCGCCCCGCGCCTGGCGCGCCGAACTCGGCGGCGGCCGCGCCCTCGTCGGCGTCCTCAACTGGTCCGATGCGCCGCTCTGGGTGCCCTGGACCGAGCTCCTCAAGCCCGGCGAGGTCGGCTTCGACGTCTGGAACCGGCGGCCGCTCCCCATGGGCGACGTCTACCTGCGTCCCCACGAAGGCACCCTCTGGCAGGTCTACGCCCCTGCCCGGACGCCCCGGCTCGTGGGCGACTCCGGCCACATCACCTCCGCCGGGCTCTACCAGCGTCCGGTCAGCGGCCGGCTCCAGCTCCGCAACGACCGGCCCTATCCCCGCACGGTCGCCGTCCTCCACCGCGGCTACACCCGCGTGGTCGAGCTGGCCCCCGGCGAGGCCCGCTGGTTCGATTAG
- a CDS encoding sialidase family protein — protein MSGIRFSNAPLGRRGAFLLASAALAMLIAGMSAAGILGAREGGGQDSGVVAARTPPANPAALTLREAWDATAEHIRGWGPTWKIAALASSDVYDRPDSTSGSDGRRVTWQAEVVDTPSGAVRWVRLTGGELVDAVAPGLTTLAGSAAGLERPAVDSPELLARALAARPSLGPGTDKAIGFHFSYGADPVAGRPAIAVLGATRGTPARVVLDPERGEVLRAEALQASGGPLLVSADRGRTWTAAGLEGLVRAVTADRAGGSEAPLYAAAWSGDALGLWRSADGGRSWARVAVLPASAGPAAHAAAAGVLDGQESVVVATNGGLWAYRVGSRRLEQIPAPGLVLDLAVDGDGRWHAAAMQPGDPASARAYTRDPDPGKGWVRAGDAPASALTSGPEVLPYDRATVRMAVASDGALVRTAAGGIEVSTTGGASWDGVAAGAFDLIVASPDGATLYAVRYPAVVMRSLDGGRSWEEVATVPGTRDAGLFAPTATVVLAAGGGSFGWQPF, from the coding sequence ATGAGTGGTATACGCTTTTCGAACGCGCCGCTGGGGCGGAGGGGCGCGTTTCTGCTCGCATCGGCCGCCCTCGCCATGCTGATCGCCGGGATGTCGGCCGCCGGAATACTCGGGGCCAGGGAGGGCGGCGGGCAGGATAGCGGGGTCGTGGCCGCGCGGACTCCGCCCGCGAACCCGGCCGCGCTCACGCTCCGGGAAGCATGGGACGCGACGGCAGAGCACATCCGGGGCTGGGGGCCCACCTGGAAGATTGCGGCGCTGGCGAGCAGCGACGTGTACGACAGGCCGGATTCGACCAGCGGCAGCGACGGCCGGCGCGTGACCTGGCAGGCAGAGGTTGTCGACACGCCGAGCGGTGCGGTGCGGTGGGTCCGGCTGACTGGCGGGGAGCTGGTCGACGCTGTTGCGCCGGGACTGACGACGCTGGCAGGCAGCGCGGCAGGTCTCGAACGCCCGGCCGTCGATTCTCCCGAGCTGCTGGCGCGGGCGCTGGCGGCGCGGCCGTCGCTTGGGCCTGGGACGGACAAGGCGATCGGATTCCACTTCAGCTACGGGGCTGACCCGGTGGCCGGCCGGCCGGCCATTGCGGTGCTGGGGGCAACCCGGGGAACACCGGCCCGCGTGGTGCTGGACCCGGAACGGGGCGAGGTGCTGCGGGCGGAGGCGCTCCAGGCGTCCGGAGGGCCGCTGCTGGTGAGCGCGGACCGGGGCCGGACCTGGACGGCGGCGGGGCTCGAAGGGCTGGTGCGGGCGGTGACGGCCGACCGCGCCGGCGGGTCAGAAGCGCCGCTGTACGCGGCGGCATGGTCGGGTGACGCGCTGGGGCTGTGGCGGTCTGCCGACGGGGGCCGGTCGTGGGCGCGGGTGGCGGTGCTCCCGGCGTCTGCCGGTCCGGCAGCCCATGCTGCGGCAGCGGGCGTGCTGGACGGACAGGAGTCGGTGGTGGTGGCAACGAACGGCGGGCTCTGGGCGTACCGCGTGGGATCGCGGCGGCTGGAGCAGATCCCGGCTCCGGGGCTGGTCCTGGACCTCGCCGTTGATGGGGACGGGAGATGGCACGCGGCGGCGATGCAGCCGGGCGACCCGGCATCGGCGCGGGCGTACACTCGCGACCCCGATCCGGGGAAGGGGTGGGTGCGGGCGGGAGACGCGCCCGCTTCGGCGCTGACGAGCGGCCCGGAGGTGCTGCCGTACGACCGGGCAACGGTGCGCATGGCCGTGGCTTCTGACGGCGCGCTGGTGCGGACGGCTGCCGGGGGGATTGAGGTGTCGACGACCGGGGGTGCGTCGTGGGACGGCGTGGCCGCTGGTGCGTTCGACCTGATTGTTGCGTCGCCTGACGGCGCGACGCTCTACGCGGTGCGGTACCCGGCGGTCGTGATGCGGAGCCTCGATGGCGGGCGGAGCTGGGAGGAGGTCGCAACGGTACCGGGCACGCGGGACGCGGGGCTGTTCGCGCCGACGGCAACAGTGGTGCTCGCCGCGGGCGGGGGTTCATTCGGGTGGCAGCCGTTCTGA
- a CDS encoding nucleotidyltransferase family protein: MTARQAVVLAAGRGTRLGALGADTPKPLLEVGRRPLLFRTLEGLAAAGIERAVIVVGHLRERVLEALAASPVPGLTVQFVTQERLEGTARAVALARPLLAPGPFLATWGDIFVEPQNYPRLLAAALPGGGAILVNPVDDPWAGAAVYIDDAFRVTRIVEKPPPGTSATNWNNAGPAVLDDWVWPRVERLEPSPRGEYELPRALAAAVGEGVELRAVPVEGPWFDIGTPESLAAARRYAESAP; this comes from the coding sequence GTGACCGCCCGGCAGGCCGTCGTCCTCGCCGCCGGCCGGGGCACCCGCCTCGGCGCACTCGGCGCCGACACCCCCAAACCGCTGCTCGAAGTTGGCCGCCGGCCCCTCCTCTTCCGCACGCTCGAAGGCCTCGCTGCGGCCGGCATCGAACGGGCCGTTATCGTCGTCGGCCACCTCCGCGAGCGCGTCCTCGAAGCACTCGCCGCGAGCCCCGTCCCGGGCCTGACCGTGCAGTTCGTCACCCAGGAGCGGCTCGAGGGCACCGCCCGCGCCGTCGCCCTCGCCCGGCCGCTCCTTGCTCCCGGCCCGTTCCTCGCCACCTGGGGCGACATCTTCGTCGAACCGCAGAACTACCCCCGCCTTCTCGCGGCAGCCCTGCCCGGCGGCGGCGCCATCCTCGTCAACCCCGTCGATGACCCCTGGGCCGGCGCCGCCGTCTACATCGACGACGCCTTCCGCGTCACCCGTATCGTCGAGAAGCCGCCGCCCGGCACCTCGGCCACGAACTGGAACAACGCCGGTCCCGCCGTCCTCGACGACTGGGTTTGGCCTCGGGTCGAACGGCTCGAACCGTCCCCCCGCGGCGAGTACGAACTCCCCCGGGCCCTCGCAGCCGCCGTCGGCGAGGGCGTCGAACTCCGCGCCGTCCCGGTCGAAGGCCCCTGGTTCGATATCGGCACCCCTGAATCCCTCGCCGCCGCCCGCCGCTACGCCGAATCCGCCCCGTAA
- a CDS encoding flavin reductase family protein — translation MDEQAQAAKKTLLRMIPYGLYVLGVRDGDEVSAAAINWVTQTSFTPPLVAMGVKKDSGAYALLKRTGTFALSFLESGQGDIAYAFFKPTTVDGSRINGQETETASNGAPVIAAAPGYIEGRVVGEVDLGDHSCVVGEVTHAVLKREAKPLTLDELGVKYGG, via the coding sequence ATGGATGAGCAGGCGCAGGCCGCGAAGAAGACGCTGCTGCGGATGATCCCGTACGGGCTGTACGTGCTCGGTGTGCGCGACGGCGACGAGGTTTCGGCGGCGGCGATCAACTGGGTGACACAGACGTCGTTCACGCCGCCGCTGGTGGCGATGGGCGTGAAGAAGGACAGCGGGGCGTACGCGCTGCTGAAGCGCACGGGGACGTTCGCGCTCTCGTTCCTCGAGAGCGGGCAGGGCGACATCGCCTATGCGTTCTTCAAGCCGACGACGGTCGATGGTTCGCGGATCAACGGGCAGGAGACCGAGACGGCGAGCAACGGGGCGCCGGTCATCGCTGCGGCGCCGGGGTACATCGAGGGGCGCGTGGTGGGCGAGGTGGACCTCGGCGACCACAGCTGCGTGGTGGGCGAGGTGACGCACGCCGTGCTGAAGCGGGAGGCGAAGCCGCTGACACTGGACGAGCTCGGTGTGAAGTACGGCGGCTAA
- a CDS encoding winged helix-turn-helix transcriptional regulator — protein sequence MAQRAESDTGRTYNLPCVIAQVLDILGDRWTLLIIRDLMSGLHRYNDILESCSGMSPNVLSDRLRRLEAMGIVERHYFKALPPRVEYTLTEKGWHIRPILLALLDWGRKYVEPIREEHVGTRVSHDFAVRVIPTFSFHPERAEDLHARMTIEITDAGEQNAWTFDIHDGHLHPRRNGAPDADVILKTDTSGFFRFIRGEARAEEVGELIGSPETAAAIQACFRTQ from the coding sequence ATGGCCCAGCGCGCCGAATCCGACACAGGCCGTACCTACAACCTCCCCTGTGTCATCGCCCAGGTGCTCGATATCCTCGGCGACCGCTGGACCCTCCTCATCATCCGCGACCTCATGTCCGGCCTGCACCGCTACAACGACATCCTCGAAAGCTGCTCCGGCATGTCCCCCAACGTCCTCTCCGACCGCCTCCGCCGCCTCGAGGCCATGGGCATCGTCGAACGCCATTACTTCAAGGCCCTCCCGCCCCGCGTCGAGTACACCCTCACCGAAAAAGGCTGGCACATCCGCCCCATCCTCCTCGCCCTCCTCGATTGGGGCCGCAAGTACGTCGAACCCATCCGCGAAGAGCACGTCGGCACCCGCGTCAGCCACGACTTCGCCGTCCGCGTCATCCCCACCTTCTCGTTCCACCCCGAGCGCGCCGAAGACCTCCATGCCCGCATGACCATCGAAATCACCGACGCCGGCGAGCAGAACGCCTGGACCTTCGATATCCACGACGGCCACCTCCATCCGCGCCGCAACGGCGCACCCGATGCCGACGTCATCCTCAAGACCGACACGAGCGGCTTCTTCCGCTTCATCCGCGGCGAGGCCCGCGCCGAAGAGGTCGGCGAGCTCATCGGCTCGCCCGAGACCGCCGCCGCCATCCAGGCCTGCTTCCGCACCCAGTAG
- a CDS encoding peroxiredoxin produces MLKPGTPAPDFTATLDDGSTFRLADCRGRKNVVLYFYPKDFTPGCTAEACSFRDNYGAIAAYDAIIIGVSGDPADRHAAFRETHALPFPLIADPDGKLRERYDAKGWIPWMPPRVTYVIDKEGVIRAALRHDFRVTAHVPEVLEALARFAPRTGPDAPAATVSG; encoded by the coding sequence ATGCTCAAGCCCGGCACGCCCGCTCCCGACTTCACCGCCACCCTCGACGACGGCTCTACCTTCCGCCTCGCCGACTGCCGCGGCCGGAAGAACGTCGTCCTCTACTTCTACCCGAAGGACTTCACCCCGGGCTGCACCGCCGAGGCCTGCTCCTTCCGCGACAACTACGGCGCTATCGCCGCCTACGACGCCATCATCATCGGCGTCTCCGGCGACCCCGCCGACCGCCACGCAGCATTCCGCGAAACGCATGCCCTCCCCTTCCCGCTCATCGCCGACCCCGATGGGAAACTCCGCGAACGCTACGACGCCAAGGGCTGGATCCCCTGGATGCCCCCGCGCGTGACCTACGTCATCGATAAGGAGGGCGTCATCCGCGCTGCCCTTCGCCACGACTTCCGCGTCACCGCCCACGTCCCGGAAGTCCTCGAGGCGCTGGCGAGGTTCGCGCCGCGCACCGGCCCGGACGCTCCCGCCGCTACCGTTTCCGGCTGA
- a CDS encoding VOC family protein, whose protein sequence is MFTQVGISQIYVLDQDAALDFYVNTLGLEVRTDVDLGVMRWLTVGVPGDNREILLQEPGGPMMDPETAAQVRDLVAKGAAGGFLIFYTDDCRAAFETLVARGVEITQEPMERDYGIDCGARDPFGNHFRITQPRA, encoded by the coding sequence ATGTTCACGCAGGTTGGCATCTCTCAGATCTACGTCCTCGACCAGGACGCCGCCCTCGACTTCTACGTCAACACCCTCGGCCTCGAAGTGCGCACCGACGTCGACCTCGGGGTCATGCGCTGGCTCACCGTCGGCGTCCCCGGCGATAACCGCGAAATCCTCCTCCAGGAGCCCGGCGGCCCCATGATGGACCCCGAAACCGCCGCACAGGTTCGCGACCTCGTCGCCAAAGGCGCCGCCGGCGGTTTCCTCATCTTCTACACCGACGACTGCCGCGCCGCGTTCGAAACCCTCGTTGCCCGCGGCGTCGAAATCACCCAGGAGCCGATGGAGCGCGATTACGGCATCGACTGCGGCGCCCGCGATCCCTTCGGCAACCACTTCCGCATCACCCAGCCCCGCGCCTGA
- a CDS encoding pyridoxamine 5'-phosphate oxidase family protein, with product MPALDRRERDEFLQQPGILCRIATVDSSGAPHVTPVWFICEDGAIYITPRAASEWLDHVRHDPRVALTIDDQNPPYRKVVIEGVAEVVRQPGDDAAWRDLYRRIAMRYVPPEAAEHYIQETIDQPRALIRVPLEGARIRTWRMPVRGEPYRGIWHDRYYLPGTKLARESGQPPSEGNQR from the coding sequence ATGCCCGCCCTCGACCGCCGCGAACGCGACGAATTCCTCCAGCAGCCCGGCATTCTCTGCCGCATCGCCACCGTCGATAGCAGCGGCGCTCCCCACGTCACCCCCGTCTGGTTCATCTGCGAAGACGGCGCCATCTACATTACGCCGCGCGCCGCTTCCGAATGGCTCGACCACGTCCGCCACGACCCCCGCGTCGCACTCACCATTGACGACCAGAATCCGCCCTACCGCAAAGTGGTCATCGAAGGCGTCGCCGAGGTCGTCCGCCAGCCCGGCGACGATGCCGCCTGGCGCGACCTCTACCGCCGCATCGCCATGCGCTACGTCCCGCCTGAGGCCGCCGAGCACTACATCCAGGAAACCATCGACCAGCCCCGCGCCCTCATCCGGGTGCCGCTCGAAGGTGCCCGCATCCGCACCTGGCGCATGCCCGTCCGCGGCGAACCCTATCGCGGCATCTGGCACGACCGCTACTACCTGCCCGGCACGAAGCTCGCCCGCGAGTCCGGTCAGCCGCCATCCGAAGGGAACCAGCGGTAG
- a CDS encoding MGMT family protein, with product MADAREGPPTFYERVYALVCAIPPGRVMTYGQVALELGAPAAARAVGYALAWLPANTEVPWWRVVNARGGISLRGRGEEADLQRRLLEDEGVRFDRDGRIDLQRYRWFPSDGG from the coding sequence ATGGCCGATGCACGCGAGGGGCCGCCGACGTTCTACGAGCGGGTGTACGCGCTGGTGTGCGCCATCCCGCCGGGCCGGGTGATGACGTACGGGCAGGTGGCGCTGGAGCTGGGGGCGCCGGCGGCGGCCCGGGCGGTCGGCTACGCGCTGGCGTGGCTGCCGGCGAACACGGAGGTGCCGTGGTGGCGGGTGGTGAACGCGCGCGGCGGCATCAGCCTGCGGGGCCGGGGCGAGGAGGCCGACCTCCAGCGCCGGCTGCTGGAGGACGAGGGAGTCCGGTTCGACCGCGACGGGCGGATCGACCTGCAGCGCTACCGCTGGTTCCCTTCGGATGGCGGCTGA
- a CDS encoding transketolase, whose protein sequence is MPTRLAPVSIDELKAIAKRIRAHIVQMVYEAQSGHPGGSLSAVELGVALYWNHLRCDPANPEDPNRDRFILSKGHATPFYYAVLAERGFFSTELLSGFRKLGSPLQGHPSMKALPGIEMSGGSLGQGLSFAIGHALAGRMEGREFRCWVMLGDGELNEGQVWEAAMAVPHFGLGDRIIAVVDRNGIQNDGFADRIMRTNPPAMFAGFGWKVIECDGHDMAAVDAALSEAEQPDERPRVVVAHTVKGKGVSFMENNPGFHGKAPTREQLEQALAQIAEGLA, encoded by the coding sequence ATGCCCACACGTCTTGCCCCCGTTTCCATCGACGAACTGAAGGCCATCGCGAAGCGCATCCGGGCGCACATTGTGCAGATGGTCTACGAGGCGCAGAGCGGGCACCCGGGCGGGTCGCTCTCAGCGGTCGAGCTCGGCGTTGCGCTCTACTGGAACCATCTCCGCTGCGACCCGGCGAATCCCGAGGACCCGAATCGCGACCGGTTCATCCTCTCGAAGGGCCATGCGACGCCGTTCTACTACGCGGTCCTGGCCGAACGGGGGTTCTTTTCGACGGAGCTCCTTTCGGGGTTCCGGAAGCTGGGCAGCCCGTTGCAGGGACACCCGTCGATGAAGGCGCTGCCGGGCATCGAGATGTCGGGCGGGTCGCTCGGGCAGGGGCTGTCGTTCGCGATCGGGCATGCGCTTGCGGGTCGCATGGAGGGGCGGGAGTTCCGGTGCTGGGTGATGCTGGGCGACGGCGAGCTGAACGAAGGGCAGGTGTGGGAGGCCGCGATGGCGGTGCCGCACTTCGGGCTGGGGGACCGCATCATCGCGGTGGTGGACCGGAACGGGATCCAGAACGACGGGTTCGCGGACCGGATTATGCGGACGAACCCGCCGGCGATGTTCGCGGGGTTCGGGTGGAAGGTCATCGAGTGCGACGGGCACGACATGGCAGCGGTTGACGCAGCGCTCTCGGAGGCGGAGCAGCCGGACGAGCGGCCGCGGGTGGTGGTCGCGCACACGGTCAAAGGGAAGGGTGTCTCGTTCATGGAGAACAACCCGGGCTTCCACGGGAAGGCGCCGACGCGGGAGCAGCTGGAGCAGGCGCTGGCGCAGATTGCGGAGGGGCTGGCATGA